The Astatotilapia calliptera chromosome 14, fAstCal1.2, whole genome shotgun sequence genome includes a region encoding these proteins:
- the LOC113035730 gene encoding uncharacterized protein LOC113035730, which yields MSLPEEQTDNPTRTPCESSSSEEETGNPTNAPCKSSSRERKLTEKGLEMQKHDIRKREKSFNKTYDSWKLVARETRTKLKSLCSAEDLNKLQQNIEAKHDAVSSQYEPILRNSNTTPDIVNKMDACVTLTKEVCNLISDRLKTVHEEYNNHLEKERVREVLSKNEYRSVFGDSITETASSIELSEQLSRHSGSSCTRNSRVDAEAELAAKLEQSKAMEEIQAQQAHLHKLESEWKLKEAKMLSEIKLKEVEMQQQLEQERAKLQQLQADKEVAIAIARVKAYNSLEGFENHNGEIDSKISSACYRRQIEPQLNPNAASFQPHKAIPEMTMTQESVSLAQAIASSLSMNRLPVPEPATFSGHPLQFTDWKMSFINLIDRKPLPASEKMFYLKNYLAGEARKAVGFFYQDSENAYKGAWKVLEDRYGNPFIIQKAFRDKLTRWPKISANDPLALREFGDFLKGCSEAIPHVKGLAILNDCEENHKLLKKLPEWIVRKWSRIVVDELDESGTYPNLACFTDFLSREARIACKPIASPLFMNFRPVDDRIPKRAKVFNTNRQPKSSAQEKQDTNISKPKSPCSVCKSETHGISKCLIFAAKSVEDKKAFIHENQLCFGCLRKGHITKDCKRRHTCNICERRHPTCLHENRKQSPAEAVTNSSAPTEEPASQETHKVMSHTSTQRISATSSIVPVFVSSVQEPHREILTYALLDTQSDSTFVLDDILDKLNVDVQPVKLKLSTMTAIDTVISSKSVHSLQVRGLHSESCIQLQQAYSRDFIPVDKSYIPTKETALLWPHLRSLANKLPPLQDCDVGLLIGYDCPSALAPLEVIIGDKHEPFAQRSELGWSIIGSSNPHLDRQGNQSFVHRLTVKELPVPSATDVLKALESDFAERTYENKYVSQEDVHFIQFLSNHITQREDGHYEMPLPFKGNSPPNLPNNKRLATVRLQCLKKKLKANKQYYNQY from the coding sequence ATGTCACTACCAGAAGAGCAAACAGACAACCCCACAAGGACACCATGCGAATCCAGCTcatcagaagaagaaacaggCAACCCTACAAACGCACCATGCAAATCTAGCTCACGTGAGAGAAAATTAACAGAGAAAGGCCTAGAGATGCAAAAGCATGATATCAGAAAGCGTGAAAAATCATTCAACAAGACTTATGACTCTTGGAAGCTCGTAGCAAGGGAAACTAGAACAAAACTAAAATCCCTCTGCTCAGCAGAAGACCTCAATAAACTGCAGCAAAATATTGAAGCAAAGCACGACGCTGTAAGTTCACAGTATGAACCTATCCTGCGTAACAGTAACACCACACCTGACATTGTCAACAAAATGGACGCCTGTGTTACACTAACAAAGGAGGTATGTAACCTCATAAGTGACCGTCTAAAGACTGTTCATGAGGAATATAATAACCATCTTGAGAAAGAAAGAGTAAGAGAAGTGTTAAGCAAGAACGAATATAGGTCTGTTTTTGGCGACAGCATAACGGAAACTGCAAGCTCTATAGAGTTGTCAGAGCAATTGAGCCGTCACTCTGGCTCATCCTGTACCCGCAACAGTAGAGTAGATGCAGAAGCAGAACTTGCTGCCAAGCTGGAGCAATCAAAGGCTATGGAAGAAATTCAAGCACAGCAAGCACATCTTCACAAGTtagaaagtgaatggaaactcAAAGAGGCAAAAATGTTGTCAGAAATTAAACTAAAAGAGGTGGAAATGCAACAACAGTTGGAACAAGAAAGAGCAAAACTACAGCAGTTACAAGCAGACAAAGAAGTTGCTATAGCAATAGCTCGCGTGAAAGCGTACAACAGCCTTGAAGGGTTTGAGAACCACAATGGGGAAATTGATAGTAAAATTAGCTCTGCTTGCTACAgaaggcaaattgaacctcagcTGAATCCAAATGCCGCATCATTCCAACCCCACAAAGCAATTCCAGAAATGACAATGACCCAGGAGTCTGTCAGCTTAGCACAAGCAATCGCTAGCTCATTAAGTATGAATCGCTTGCCAGTCCCTGAGCCTGCCACATTCAGTGGGCACCCTTTGCAGTTTACCGATTGGAAAATGTCATTCATTAATCTGATTGACCGAAAACCCCTTCCAGCAAGCGAGAAGATGTTTTATCTGAAAAATTATCTCGCAGGAGAAGCACGCAAAGCGGTAGGTTTCTTTTACCAAGATTCAGAAAATGCATACAAGGGAGCATGGAAAGTCTTAGAGGACAGATATGGGAACCCATTCATTATACAGAAAGCATTTCGTGATAAACTCACGAGATGGCCAAAAATCAGCGCAAATGACCCACTAGCACTACGAGAGTTTGGCGATTTCCTCAAAGGATGCTCTGAAGCAATCCCACATGTCAAAGGACTAGCTATCCTAAACGATTGTGAAGAAAATCACAAATTGCTCAAAAAACTGCCAGAATGGATCGTGCGCAAGTGGAGTCGAATTGTTGTAGATGAACTTGACGAATCTGGCACCTATCCAAATCTTGCATGCTTCACAGACTTCCTGAGTAGAGAAGCACGGATAGCTTGCAAACCGATAGCTTCTCCACTGTTTATGAATTTCAGACCTGTAGATGATCGAATCCCAAAGAGAGCCAAAGTCTTCAACACAAACAGGCAACCAAAGAGTTCCGCTCAAGAGAAACAAGACACAAACATTAGTAAACCAAAATCACCTTGTTCTGTTTGTAAAAGTGAAACTCATGGAATCTCAAAGTGTCTCATCTTCGCAGCTAAGAGTGTTGAAGATAAAAAGGCATTCATCCATGAAAACCAGCTCTGCTTTGGATGTTTAAGAAAAGGTCATATCACCAAAGATTGCAAAAGGCGACACACGTGCAACATTTGTGAACGTCGTCATCCAACCTGCCTGCAcgaaaacaggaagcaaagccCTGCAGAAGCAGTAACAAATAGTTCCGCTCCCACAGAAGAACCTGCAAGCCAGGAAACACACAAGGTCATGTCTCATACATCAACACAACGCATTTCGGCTACCTCAAGTATTGTCCCAGTCTTTGTGTCTTCTGTACAAGAGCCACACAGAGAAATACTCACCTATGCATTGTTAGACACACAAAGTGACTCAACATTTGTCTTGGACGACATACTTGATAAGCTGAATGTGGATGTCCAACcagtaaaactgaaactcaGTACAATGACGGCTATTGACACAGTCATCTCGAGTAAGAGTGTTCATAGTTTACAAGTTAGAGGACTCCACTCTGAGAGTTGTATCCAACTACAACAGGCTTATAGCCGCGACTTTATCCCAGTTGATAAGTCGTACATCCCAACGAAGGAAACAGCATTACTGTGGCCTCATCTCAGAAGCTTGGCAAATAAGTTGCCGCCTCTCCAAGATTGTGATGTAGGGCTCCTGATTGGATATGACTGTCCATCTGCGCTGGCTCCTCTTGAAGTCATCATAGGTGACAAGCATGAACCCTTCGCACAAAGGTCAGAACTAGGATGGAGTATAATTGGCTCATCAAATCCCCACCTAGACAGACAAGGAAACCAGAGCTTTGTGCATCGGCTCACAGTAAAAGAGTTGCCTGTTCCATCAGCGACAGATGTTCTAAAAGCCCTGGAATCAGATTTTGCTGAGAGAACCTATGAGAACAAATATGTGTCCCAAGAAGATGTCCATTTCATACAGTTCCTCAGTAATCACATCACACAAAGGGAAGACGGACATTACGAAATGCCTCTCCCTTTCAAAGGGAACAGCCCACCCAACCTGCCAAACAACAAGAGGTTAGCCACAGTACGTCTACAGTGTCTCAAGAAAAAACTAAAGGCCAACAAACAATACTACAATCAGTACTGA